The proteins below come from a single Necator americanus strain Aroian chromosome V, whole genome shotgun sequence genomic window:
- a CDS encoding hypothetical protein (NECATOR_CHRV.G19301.T1): MHSDQASKSFFFPAIPWWSLKFDPSLSCLASRHAQHKLAVLSAAAPSARLSPPRCASHLREGVLECAVVVHDFLPPAERRTAREKIAISIPVH; the protein is encoded by the coding sequence atgcattcggatcaagcctcaaagtccttcttctttccagcaattccttggtggtctctgaaattcgatccaagtttgtcgtgcttggcttcgaggcacgctcagcacaagCTCGCAGTCCTCTCAGCAGCAGCTCCTAGTGCACGTTTGAgccctcctcgatgtgccagtcatcTTAGggaaggagtcctcgagtgtGCAGTTGTCGTACACGATTTCCTTCCTCCTGCGGAGCGGCGGACAGCCCGTGAGAAGATTGCCATTTCCATTCCGGTTCACTAG
- a CDS encoding hypothetical protein (NECATOR_CHRV.G19302.T1), protein MAGLFSIGKSLSAIPAYSLPQYPAHRALPSQTSDFMATGVDRLPHTAQLSLKLLSSAQLSCRAYQISRDCSARDQEQKERSIND, encoded by the exons ATGGCGGGGCTGTTTAGTATAGGGAAAAGCCTGTCTGCTATTCCAGCATactcactgcctcagtaccctgcacaccgagccctgccgtctcagacgtcggacttTATGGCAACCG GAGTCGATAGACTGCCTCACACTGCTCAGCTTAGCCTCAAACTGCTCAGCTCAGCTCAActgagctgcagagcgtatcaaatttcacgtgattgctctgccaGAGACCAGGAGCAGAAGGAGCGAAGTATAAATGATTGA